A single window of Paenibacillus sp. SYP-B4298 DNA harbors:
- a CDS encoding MFS transporter yields the protein MRFLFLLTALFLASLNLRPAISSVSPLLETIRESLGMSGALASLLTSLPVLCMGFFAPAAVKLSSRFGLERTVACCLLLIGGATAARFAASTGWMLLLTALVAGIGIAITGPLLSGFVKRHFDNPTAIVGVYSMSLVIGAGLGAALAVPLQSALNDSWQASAASWSVLAFAALLFWWRPIKPKQRVAGSDEPAVQTTPQAKRAGLPLRSKRAWLLTGFFGLMAVIFYSMTAWLAPIVEEMGASRQTAGSVLTLFTVVQIPMSLLMPLLISRYQRRGVWLVACSLLELIGLLLLLLHASPWLIAIVLGLGAGGLFPIALMLPIDEAADAEEASSLSAMTQSGGYMIASLGPLFVGVMHDRFGGYTSAIYGLAILVIVMIVIQLRIGSKQPEKHRSTQQA from the coding sequence ATGCGTTTTCTATTTTTGCTAACCGCCTTATTCCTTGCTTCACTGAATCTTCGTCCGGCCATTTCATCTGTCTCGCCGCTGCTCGAAACGATCCGCGAGTCGCTTGGCATGAGTGGAGCACTCGCCAGCCTGCTGACCTCGCTTCCTGTACTGTGCATGGGCTTTTTCGCCCCTGCAGCCGTAAAGCTCAGCTCCCGCTTCGGCTTGGAGCGGACGGTAGCCTGCTGCCTGCTGCTCATCGGCGGCGCTACCGCGGCGAGATTCGCCGCCTCCACGGGCTGGATGCTGCTGCTAACCGCTCTTGTCGCCGGGATCGGCATCGCGATTACAGGACCGCTGCTATCCGGGTTCGTCAAGCGTCATTTTGACAATCCCACCGCTATAGTCGGTGTCTATTCAATGTCACTGGTCATCGGAGCGGGACTCGGCGCCGCGCTGGCTGTGCCGCTGCAATCCGCACTCAATGATTCCTGGCAGGCATCCGCTGCCTCCTGGTCGGTGCTCGCCTTCGCCGCTCTTCTATTCTGGTGGCGGCCGATCAAGCCGAAGCAGCGGGTAGCTGGCTCGGATGAGCCCGCTGTGCAGACGACGCCGCAAGCCAAGCGAGCAGGACTGCCGCTGCGCAGCAAGCGCGCCTGGCTGCTGACGGGCTTCTTCGGGCTGATGGCTGTCATCTTCTATTCGATGACGGCATGGCTCGCACCGATCGTGGAGGAGATGGGCGCCAGCAGGCAGACAGCCGGCTCGGTGCTGACGCTATTCACCGTGGTGCAGATTCCGATGAGCCTGCTCATGCCACTCCTCATCAGCCGCTATCAGCGCCGTGGCGTATGGCTCGTTGCCTGCTCGCTCCTGGAGCTGATCGGTCTGCTGCTTCTGCTGCTTCACGCATCGCCATGGCTGATTGCCATCGTGCTGGGGCTAGGTGCTGGCGGACTGTTCCCGATCGCTCTGATGCTGCCGATCGATGAGGCGGCCGATGCGGAGGAAGCAAGCTCACTGTCTGCCATGACCCAATCTGGCGGCTACATGATCGCCTCACTCGGGCCGCTGTTTGTCGGCGTGATGCACGACAGATTCGGAGGCTATACGTCTGCCATCTATGGTCTGGCAATCCTGGTCATCGTGATGATTGTGATACAGCTTCGAATTGGCAGCAAGCAGCCAGAGAAGCATCGCAGCACACAACAAGCATAG
- a CDS encoding LysR family transcriptional regulator, whose amino-acid sequence MIISIIIIDTINDSEGMSMEIRQLRYFMAVCEEMHFTKAADKIGISQPTLSQQIRALEDELNIPLFDRLGKRIALTEAGKLLLHYSTQIERNLQNAQEAIAELRQMQRGVLRIAVLPSDLDYRITELLTTYHREYPSIKLQVIASVEIVQQVLDNEVDLGISLEGEPDERLVSIPLCREDYVLVVSEGHPLYGRQQPIMLEELRTLPTIMYPQGYIGRDIVEQYTRRRGFLLNTQMETTSATSVLSLVKANQGATIQPWPLIVQMGDPALHCIPIIEETPCRKLEIIHRSDRYMGQAARQFMQRVIRFFT is encoded by the coding sequence ATGATTATTTCTATTATTATCATAGATACAATCAATGATTCGGAGGGGATGAGCATGGAAATTCGCCAGCTCCGTTACTTTATGGCTGTATGCGAGGAGATGCACTTCACGAAGGCCGCGGACAAGATCGGCATCTCCCAGCCGACGCTAAGCCAGCAGATACGAGCATTGGAGGATGAGCTGAACATCCCGCTGTTTGATCGGCTAGGCAAAAGGATTGCCCTGACAGAGGCAGGCAAGCTGCTGCTGCATTACAGTACCCAGATTGAGCGCAACCTTCAGAATGCGCAGGAGGCCATTGCAGAGCTGCGGCAGATGCAGCGCGGTGTGTTGCGAATCGCTGTGCTGCCGTCCGATCTGGACTATCGGATTACCGAGCTGCTGACGACATATCACAGGGAATATCCGTCCATCAAGCTCCAGGTGATCGCCTCAGTCGAGATTGTGCAGCAGGTGCTGGACAATGAGGTCGATCTGGGAATCAGCCTGGAGGGAGAGCCGGATGAGAGGCTCGTAAGCATCCCGCTATGCAGGGAGGACTATGTGCTGGTCGTCTCTGAGGGCCATCCACTGTATGGCAGACAGCAGCCGATTATGCTGGAGGAGCTGAGGACACTACCAACGATTATGTATCCGCAAGGGTATATCGGTCGTGACATTGTCGAGCAATATACACGTCGACGCGGCTTCTTGCTCAACACACAGATGGAGACGACCTCGGCAACCTCGGTGCTTAGTCTCGTCAAGGCGAACCAGGGAGCCACCATCCAGCCTTGGCCGCTCATCGTTCAGATGGGCGATCCTGCGTTGCACTGTATTCCCATAATTGAGGAGACGCCTTGTCGGAAGCTGGAGATTATCCATCGTTCAGATCGTTATATGGGGCAGGCAGCGAGGCAGTTCATGCAGCGTGTGATCCGCTTCTTTACGTAA
- a CDS encoding (2Fe-2S)-binding protein, with product MNEGMDWMLIEQNLNISPTGAAEPLAELPAAMLLDHEQARTMLEQAGAAVRADGLVLPASFAGLSVYYLFAASIIMMAQSNRLPDLSMDNLTLQLERYGDDHAHLRYLVHRPSGQELPEEPEAMEAFVEQEVTRYIQEVMVPLVEGIAEAAGVKSAMIWNQFSGQYTYLNKLFFMQVQDVQAQARFERIYDLILNRVSPEVFGRRRHPFVHKPRYIDNPANSEEKWMIRSSCCMYYARENGRKCFTCPKMTPSELEERKQELLASAK from the coding sequence ATGAATGAAGGAATGGATTGGATGCTGATTGAGCAAAACTTAAATATATCGCCTACAGGTGCTGCTGAGCCCCTCGCGGAATTACCGGCAGCCATGCTGCTGGATCATGAGCAAGCCAGAACGATGCTGGAGCAGGCCGGTGCTGCTGTCCGTGCTGACGGGCTCGTACTGCCGGCTTCCTTTGCCGGGTTAAGCGTGTATTACTTGTTCGCCGCATCGATAATAATGATGGCGCAGAGCAACCGCCTGCCGGATCTATCAATGGATAATCTGACCCTTCAACTAGAACGCTATGGAGATGATCACGCCCATCTTCGCTATCTTGTTCATCGGCCATCTGGACAAGAGCTGCCGGAGGAACCGGAGGCGATGGAGGCGTTCGTGGAACAGGAGGTTACAAGGTATATTCAGGAGGTTATGGTACCGCTGGTTGAAGGGATAGCCGAGGCTGCAGGAGTCAAGAGCGCCATGATCTGGAACCAGTTCAGCGGTCAGTATACGTATCTGAATAAGTTGTTCTTCATGCAAGTCCAGGATGTTCAGGCGCAGGCGCGCTTCGAGCGAATCTATGATCTGATTCTGAATCGGGTGTCGCCAGAGGTGTTCGGTCGCCGCAGACACCCATTTGTTCACAAGCCACGCTACATCGACAATCCTGCGAACTCGGAGGAGAAGTGGATGATTCGTTCCTCCTGCTGCATGTACTACGCAAGAGAGAACGGCCGCAAATGCTTCACCTGCCCGAAGATGACACCTTCTGAGCTGGAGGAACGCAAGCAGGAGCTGCTTGCTTCTGCCAAGTAG